From one Mytilus edulis chromosome 1, xbMytEdul2.2, whole genome shotgun sequence genomic stretch:
- the LOC139482570 gene encoding uncharacterized protein, giving the protein MAEKELMTDMQKMAGMSTEEYESLNFYKYLCRKIGSEEVVKIRRLTTTMIDMGQTDIFKNITSGSKGEGLYFKSSDLDIMGIDPFFKVYQSEKEANFDGLFIPLIMNTEETLPCFTQLRLPNYFHFLLPSFKNKWQRTHLGYMFSSENYKLVHLSIYPPKMATMFTNIHGPCVSDTNDAVDIAFCLKCDQWIFQAQPWVSRSRSTWPSPELISKIISCGVLFVPIGCKGSANENLEWRISFSVAEKFLIYSFSHTQLLCYALLKILLKEIVEKHEDLKGLLCSYFLKTLMFWISEETDQNLWKPDNIITCFLSCLQRLLYCVKYSILPHYFIPDNNFFCARFNVMNKEKLITILKNSNEQGINCFKSSETLQDYPRLSFQIPESFAVIRIIPETFSYFPSIKNMRLLYHFLHSSRTGLSRGLFALHLSNACKFALDASKHRYSSENKHQYLKYKYDLSHLLIGVNSDAVSGWLTLASFFYVHKNYVASLSVVNYTLQKYTDEKFYTVLTTTEDTLNRFQKQELNLMKKEKLYTIYKTLTIFPLQFYYKSSIIPQELQVDVDVTNNHAKYHPIGFAYFLSFLCYYHRQDIISCRHFLQLLKSTITYPSLQANFDAFTCSPLFCGIAHQLLGETNLARQIFQLCAMFDPDNLTSRASRLQGLI; this is encoded by the exons ATGGCAGAGAAAGAATTAATG ACTGATATGCAGAAAATGGCTGGAATGTCCACAGAAGAATATGAATCGTTAAATTTTTACAAATACCTTTGCCGAAAGATTGGATCTGAGGAAGTCGTGAAAATTAGAAGATTAACTACAACTATGATCGATATGGGACAAacagatatttttaaaaacataacaaGTGGAAGTAAAGGGGAAGGCCTTTATTTCAAAAGCAGTGATTTAGATATAATGggtattgatcctttctttaagGTATATCAATCTGAAAAAGAGGCTAATTTCGATGGTCTGTTTATTCCTTTAATAATGAACACTGAGGAGACCCTACCATGTTTTACACAATTACGCCTGcctaattattttcattttttgctgcCATCTTTCAAAAACAAGTGGCAAAGAACTCACCTTGGATATATGTTTTCGAGTGAAAATTATAAACTAGTCCATTTGTCGATTTATCCTCCCAAAATGGCAACAATGTTTACAAATATTCATGGACCATGTGTATCTGATACAAATGATGCTGTGGATATAGCATTTTGCCTGAAATGTGACCAATGGATATTTCAGGCACAGCCATGGGTTAGTAGATCTCGATCTACATGGCCTTCACCTGAACTCATTTCCAAAATAATATCTTGCGGTGTGTTATTCGTGCCAATAGGCTGCAAAGGATCTGCCAATGAAAATCTAGAATGGCGAATTTCATTTTCCGTAGCAGAAAAATTTCTTATATATTCATTCAGTCACACGCAATTATTATGCTATGCTTTGTTAAAAATCTTATTAAAGGAAATAGTAGAGAAACATGAAGATTTGAAAGGTTTATTGTGTTCATACTTCTTGAAAACACTTATGTTTTGGATTTCAGAAGAAACAGACCAAAATTTATGGAAACCTGATAATATTATAACATGTTTCCTGTCATGTTTACAAAGACTGCTGTACTGTGTAAAATATTCAATCTTGCCACATTATTTTATTCCTGATAATAATTTTTTCTGTGCACGGTTCAATGTGATGAacaaagaaaaattaatcaccatACTTAAGAATTCAAATGAACAAGGAATAAACTGTTTCAAGTCTTCTGAGACCCTTCAAGATTATCCAAGACTGTCCTTCCAAATCCCAGAATCTTTTGCAGTTATCAGAATAATACCAgaaacattttcttattttccaaGTATAAAGAATATGCGTCTActatatcattttctacatagtTCTAGAACAGGTTTATCTAGAGGACTATTTGCTTTACATTTATCAAACGCATGTAAGTTTGCTCTAGATGCTTCAAAACATCGCTATAGCTCAGAAAACAAACATCAATACTTGAAGTATAAATACGATTTGAGCCATTTATTGATTGGTGTTAATTCAGATGCAGTATCAGGATGGCTGACATTAGCATCTTTCTTCTATGTGCACAAAAACTATGTTGCCTCATTATCTGTAGTAAATTATACATTGCAGAAATACACAGATGAGAAATTTTATACTGTATTGACCACGACTGAGGACACATTAAATCGTTTCCAAAAACAGGAGCTGAATCTGATGAAGAAAGAAAAACTTTATACGATATATAAAACATTAACAATTTTTCCTCTACAATTTTATTATAAGTCATCAATAATTCCACAAGAGTTACAAGTAGATGTAGATGTTACAAACAACCATGCAAAGTATCATCCAATAGGATTTGCATATTTCCTTAGCTTCCTATGTTACTACCATAGACAAGACATAATATCATGTAGACATTTTCTACAACTGCTTAAATCAACAATAACATATCCAAGTTTACAAGCAAATTTCGATGCTTTCACATGTTCACCATTGTTTTGTGGTATTGCTCATCAGTTATTGGGTGAGACAAACTTAGCTAGACAAATATTTCAACTATGTGCCATGTTTGATCCTGATAATTTAACTAGTAGAGCATCAAGGTTACAAGGTCTCATCTGA